The following proteins come from a genomic window of Paenibacillus sp. CAA11:
- a CDS encoding AI-2E family transporter, with protein MEPLYKSKIFRYGCWLLMALVILYFIWLLRPMFSLVYGFLKAVLAPFIIAMIISYVLNPIVRMLGSRKVPRTIAVLLIYAVFLTSLTVVLMNMIPMFMEQLAELGEHLPELTLHTQQIMNRWDNTMLPQGVRMGMNNWFYQFEQKLAGGISDFMNHIGTTIGVVFNAFIVPFLIFYMLKDFEVFERLILKCLPKAHRKSIVTLIKDIDEALGNYVRGQLLVCVIIGVLAYAGYMIIGMPYALLFASVVALCNVIPYLGPFLGAAPAVVVASTISWKMVLMVVLVNTVCQVLESNVISPQVVGRTLHLHPMLIIFALLVGGQLGGIPGLILAVPLFAVLKVIFQHFYAYYIRRKTI; from the coding sequence GTGGAGCCGTTATACAAAAGCAAAATATTTCGTTATGGATGCTGGCTGCTTATGGCTTTGGTAATTTTATATTTTATATGGCTGCTCAGACCTATGTTTAGTCTCGTTTATGGTTTTCTGAAGGCGGTGCTAGCTCCGTTCATCATTGCAATGATCATTTCTTATGTGCTTAACCCGATTGTAAGAATGCTGGGAAGCCGGAAGGTTCCAAGGACCATTGCAGTGCTGCTCATTTACGCCGTGTTTTTGACAAGCCTGACCGTAGTGCTGATGAATATGATCCCTATGTTTATGGAGCAGCTTGCTGAACTCGGAGAGCATCTTCCGGAGCTGACTTTACATACACAGCAAATTATGAACCGATGGGATAACACGATGCTTCCTCAGGGTGTAAGAATGGGGATGAATAATTGGTTCTATCAATTTGAGCAAAAGCTTGCCGGTGGGATTTCGGATTTTATGAACCATATAGGAACCACGATCGGTGTGGTTTTTAATGCGTTCATCGTGCCCTTTCTTATCTTTTATATGCTGAAGGATTTTGAGGTGTTTGAACGTCTGATTTTGAAATGCCTTCCTAAGGCGCATCGTAAGTCTATTGTTACGCTAATCAAGGATATTGACGAGGCACTTGGGAATTATGTGCGGGGCCAGCTTCTGGTATGTGTCATAATCGGAGTGCTGGCGTATGCCGGCTATATGATTATTGGCATGCCTTATGCGCTGCTCTTTGCCAGCGTGGTGGCGCTTTGCAACGTCATTCCTTACCTGGGGCCATTTCTTGGAGCCGCACCTGCCGTAGTCGTGGCCTCGACGATTTCGTGGAAAATGGTGCTGATGGTCGTGTTGGTCAATACCGTATGTCAGGTGTTAGAGAGCAATGTGATCTCTCCGCAGGTTGTGGGACGGACGCTGCACCTTCATCCGATGCTCATTATTTTCGCGCTCCTGGTGGGAGGGCAGCTGGGAGGCATTCCGGGCCTCATTTTGGCCGTTCCCTTGTTTGCTGTTCTGAAGGTTATCTTCCAGCACTTCTATGCCTATTACATCCGGCGTAAGA
- a CDS encoding PRC-barrel domain-containing protein has product MKLQEMLGLSVFDVEDGKEIGKVLDFMISEDWKILGVILEGKSIFSPHYKAVLWEDISAYGEDAVMIRNQQAVRKMEAENIQTTFALGDGKVKELSVLTSDGVMIGHVSDVYFDHELGNTITGLEISDGFISDLVEGRRWLPFTPEITKGENAIMVPPLSEERLEKTINSANG; this is encoded by the coding sequence ATGAAACTTCAGGAAATGCTCGGTTTGTCCGTATTTGATGTGGAGGATGGCAAAGAGATCGGGAAGGTCCTCGATTTCATGATCAGTGAGGATTGGAAGATACTCGGTGTTATTCTGGAAGGCAAGAGCATATTTTCCCCGCATTATAAAGCGGTGTTGTGGGAAGACATCTCAGCCTATGGCGAAGATGCCGTTATGATTCGTAATCAACAGGCTGTCCGGAAGATGGAAGCCGAGAATATACAAACCACCTTCGCGCTTGGAGATGGGAAGGTCAAAGAGCTGTCTGTTCTGACAAGTGACGGGGTTATGATTGGTCATGTCAGTGATGTTTATTTTGACCATGAATTGGGAAATACAATAACAGGTCTTGAAATCAGTGATGGCTTTATTTCGGATCTGGTAGAGGGGCGGAGATGGCTGCCTTTTACACCGGAGATCACGAAGGGCGAGAATGCCATTATGGTTCCTCCGCTCAGTGAGGAGCGGCTGGAGAAGACCATTAACTCTGCGAACGGATAG
- a CDS encoding cysteine desulfurase family protein: MRSVYLDHAASTPVHPEAMEAMLRVMRGQVGNASSIHAFGREAKRTVNAARDTLAAALGCGPDELVFTAGGTESDNLALFGAAAARSHKGRHIITTAIEHHAVLHTCQKLEDNGYQVTYLPVDTYGQVHPEQVAEAITPETILISVMYGNNEVGTLQPIEQIGNLARERGILFHVDAVQAFGAVPFKVKDLPVDLLSVSSHKINGPQGVGALFVRRGISIEPLLFGGLQERKRRAGTENMAGLAGFAKAAEIASCKTVKRRDSEEELRKELIAALEREIGTERFRINGHPTEHLPHILNVSFPECGTETMLMNLDMEGIAVASGSACTSGSLEPSHVLEAMHLPENVLRSAIRFSFGLGNTREDMTYCAEKVGTILNRLRNRR, translated from the coding sequence ATGAGAAGCGTATATTTGGATCATGCCGCTTCAACCCCAGTCCATCCAGAGGCGATGGAGGCTATGCTTCGCGTGATGCGTGGGCAGGTCGGCAATGCCTCAAGTATTCATGCGTTTGGCCGGGAAGCGAAGCGGACGGTTAATGCGGCACGGGATACGTTAGCAGCCGCGCTTGGATGTGGGCCTGATGAGCTCGTCTTTACAGCAGGAGGAACGGAGAGCGATAATTTGGCGTTATTCGGAGCAGCCGCCGCCAGATCGCATAAAGGTCGGCACATTATCACCACAGCGATTGAGCATCACGCCGTGCTTCATACCTGCCAGAAGCTGGAGGATAACGGCTATCAGGTAACTTATCTCCCTGTGGATACCTATGGACAAGTTCATCCAGAGCAAGTTGCGGAAGCGATTACGCCGGAGACCATTTTAATAAGTGTGATGTATGGGAATAATGAAGTCGGAACGCTTCAGCCGATTGAGCAGATTGGAAACCTGGCTAGAGAGCGCGGAATTCTGTTTCACGTGGACGCTGTACAGGCTTTTGGTGCTGTGCCTTTCAAGGTGAAGGATCTACCCGTGGACCTGCTGAGCGTTTCTTCTCATAAGATTAATGGGCCACAAGGCGTTGGCGCATTATTTGTCCGGCGCGGCATTTCCATTGAACCGCTGCTGTTTGGAGGCCTTCAGGAACGCAAGCGGCGTGCGGGAACAGAGAATATGGCCGGTTTGGCAGGGTTCGCCAAAGCTGCAGAAATTGCGAGCTGCAAAACCGTTAAGCGTCGAGATAGTGAAGAAGAGCTGCGGAAGGAGCTGATCGCAGCGCTCGAGCGAGAAATTGGTACGGAGCGGTTCCGAATCAACGGACATCCTACCGAGCATCTGCCGCATATCCTGAATGTCAGCTTTCCGGAATGCGGAACAGAGACGATGCTGATGAATTTGGACATGGAAGGAATTGCGGTTGCCAGCGGCTCGGCATGCACCTCCGGCTCGCTCGAGCCGTCTCATGTGCTGGAAGCGATGCATTTGCCTGAAAATGTTCTGCGTTCCGCGATTCGATTTAGCTTTGGTTTGGGTAATACTAGGGAAGATATGACCTATTGTGCAGAAAAAGTTGGAACCATATTGAACCGTCTTCGTAATAGAAGATAG
- the cymR gene encoding cysteine metabolism transcriptional regulator CymR, whose translation MKISTKGRYGLTIMMELAARFGEGPTSLKSIAEKNQLSEHYLEQLIAPLRNAGLVKSVRGAYGGYILSREANEITAGDIIRVLEGPISPVDFTEEDDPAKRDLWMRIRDSIAGVLDSTTLENLINYEDQETPDNFMFYI comes from the coding sequence TTGAAGATTTCAACTAAAGGACGTTATGGATTAACCATCATGATGGAGCTCGCCGCAAGATTTGGTGAAGGTCCGACTTCACTGAAGAGCATTGCTGAGAAGAATCAGCTCTCAGAGCATTATCTGGAGCAGCTGATCGCCCCGCTGCGCAATGCTGGTCTTGTTAAGAGTGTGCGTGGCGCCTATGGCGGTTATATTCTGTCCCGTGAGGCAAATGAGATTACGGCGGGGGATATTATTCGTGTCCTAGAGGGCCCGATTTCGCCAGTGGACTTCACAGAAGAAGATGATCCGGCCAAGCGTGACCTGTGGATGCGCATACGGGATAGCATTGCAGGTGTTCTGGATTCCACCACGCTCGAGAATTTGATTAACTACGAAGATCAAGAGACCCCAGATAACTTCATGTTCTATATATAA